The Jiangella sp. DSM 45060 genome contains the following window.
GGTTGTACGTCAGGCCCTCGGCGCGGGACGCCGCGTTGATGCGGGTGATCCACAGCTGCCGGAAGTCGCCCTTGCGCTGCTTGCGGTCGCGGTAGGCGTAGACGAGCGAGTGGGTGACCTGCTCCTTCGCCTTCCGGTACATCCGGGACCGCTGACCCCGGTAGCCGCTGGCCCGCTCGAGGGTCTCACGGCGCTTCTTGTGGGCGTTGGCCGCCCGCTTCACGCGTGCCACTGGTACTCCTTGCTGAGTTCGGCCATACCGGCCGAAGGGTGAACTGGACGGTCGCCGCTTACTTGCCGAGCAGCTTCTTGATGCGGGGCGCGTCGGCCTTGGACACCTCGGTGGTGCCGGCGAGCTTCCGCGTCAGGGTGGACGGCTTGTGCTCCAGGTAGTGGCGACGGTTCGCCTTCTGGCGCAGCACCTTCCCGCTTCCGGTGATCCGGAACCGCTTGCTCGTGCCGCTGTGCGTCTTGTTCTTCGGCATGGCGCCGTCTGTCTCCTCGGTCAGTCTTCGTTGTCGGGGGTCGGCCGCTCGACCGGCTCCCGCTCGGCCTTCTCGGCCTC
Protein-coding sequences here:
- the rpmI gene encoding 50S ribosomal protein L35 → MPKNKTHSGTSKRFRITGSGKVLRQKANRRHYLEHKPSTLTRKLAGTTEVSKADAPRIKKLLGK
- the rplT gene encoding 50S ribosomal protein L20, whose product is MARVKRAANAHKKRRETLERASGYRGQRSRMYRKAKEQVTHSLVYAYRDRKQRKGDFRQLWITRINAASRAEGLTYNRFIQGLRLAEVDVDRKMLADLAVNDPGAFKALVEVARAALPADRNAPAA